From Oncorhynchus keta strain PuntledgeMale-10-30-2019 chromosome 8, Oket_V2, whole genome shotgun sequence:
ctgaaagggccgcggcttttgtggagcgatgggtaacgatgcttcatgggTGAATGTTgctgatgtgtgcagagggtccctggttcgagcccgggtcgggcgaggggacggaagctatactcttacatgtccaaactttttatttatttttttaaacattttttttctttttttgctgtgaTGACCAGTTCTGCTCTTTTATTGAGGGATATAGTCTAGATTACACCTCATAGGAAGAGAGTTTTATCATGTGGAGGTTTAATTCAGGTCTCTGTTTAACTAGATACTGTTTGTCTTTGGCAGGGGAGAGACCAGACTCTCACTATGACAGCAGGAAGATgttacctaatataatgtttacataccctacattattcatctcatatgtatatgtatatactgtactctatatcatctatatcatctactgcatctttatgtaatacatgtatcactagccactttcactatgccactttgtttacatactcatctcatatgtatatactgcactcaataccatctactgtatcttgcctatgccgctctgtaccatcactcactcatatatctttatgtacatattcttatccccttacacttgtgtctataaggtaggagttttggaattgttagctagattacttgttggttattactgcattgtcggaactagaagcacaagcatttcgctacgctcgcattaacaactgctaaccatgtgtatgtgacaaataacatttgatttgatttaatttgaagaGTCCCTCACGGAAACCAGACTCAAAGACACCCAAACCAGCGAGACAACACCACTGCTCCCATTGTGAAAATAGTTTTTGCTGGTTAGGGAACCTAAAACGccatgagaggacacacacaggagaaaagccataCCACCGCTTCCAATGTGAAAAGAGATTTTCCAGATCAGGGGACTTAAAAGCGAATAGACACAGAGCTTAATGTGAGTTTTCTTGAGTAGCACTCCTGATCTTGCGCTGATAGTGCGCTGTAATATTCAGAATACATTGTGAAAATCTAAAATCTGAGCTCACCATTTTTGCTCCAGGCaaatatactacatccataactagcaGTTTCCTCATCAGGAGGGAGGTGTTTATGCAATCAAATTGTGTGCGCATCGCCCTCGTGCTGCAATTTTAGCAAACACAGAAAAGGGCCGATTTTGGAGGCCAAAAGTCGTCTGGCACAGTGCTTAGGATTTCAACAACTTGAATAACTTATTTCTAGCCTACAATCATCGATGTTCCTACTaatgtgaaaacaagacaaactAGAACTTTCTCACTTGACTGTCTTAAGATAATTGTCAAATAATTTTAACATTCATTACAGATGTCAATTGTTGTACAACATCATGGCTACGCTGTTGGCACCACCTTTTACTATGGATTTCCGCTGTTGTGGGCCTTTAACCATCTGCCTGACTCTGTTCACACAGGAAAGAGACGTGACTATcttggatcctctggggagcctcaacaacctcATGATGCTGACAAGGCAGAGAAAGGTCTCTCCAGATCTGAACTCCTCAAGAAGCACCAGCAGAGACCCACAGGGAAAAAAtctcactgctgctctgactgtgggaagagattcacCTCTTCAGCAGGCATGACAATTCATCAAAgaatccacacaggagagaaaccttatagctgtgatcaatgtgggaagagatatCTTACATGTAGCAGTCTAACtaaacaccagagaacacacacaggagagaaactttttagctgctctgactgtggaaagcgTTTTGTTTCTTCAGGATGTTTAgaatcacaccagagaacacacacaggagagaaaccttatagatgtgatcaatgtgggaagagttttgttacTTCTAGCAGTCTGACtaaacaccagagaacacacacaggagagaaaccgtaTAACTGTAAACAATGTGGGAAGACTTTTAGTCAGTCATTCAGCctgatatcacaccagagaacacacacaggagagaaaccatatagctgtgatcaatgtgggaagagttttgttacTTCTAGCAGTCTGactatacaccagagaacacacacaggagagaaaccttatagctgtgatcaatgtgacaAGAGATACTCTAGCAAAAGATCTCTGATCAAACATCAGAAAAAACATACATGAAGGAGTTGTTTCACGATATCAATGAAATAAAATCTCaaaatgtagaatgttttaacattgtagtaggagtattttaaagTCACAATGTAGAACCCTAAACGTTTGCCCCCTGTTCAATAGATTTCAGCGTGATATGGATATTAGCCTCGGGGAAAAAGCCAGGCTCTGAAATGGAAGAGTACTATTAATGTGGTCTAACAAAATGTGACTAACAAAAAAAGAGTTGTGTTGCACTTACCGCGTTGGCGACCCACTTAAATCAATATGTAGCTAGCTGTTTTCTACAAGTTGTCTTCTAACCAGTGATGGACACATTATTCCCAGATTCCGTGTGGTTTTTGAGCTGTTAGTTTGATGAGTGATGACAAATAAGTGTTCCATTTCTCCCAAAtgtagctgactgtcttctgcaggttgtcctctaaccagtgaggtAACAGATATCTCccattttcatttatttttttagcTGTGTTAGTTTCAACAGCACGTACAACCTGATTTCCCCCCTATTCGAAATCGGGGATTTATTGCTACTCATCAAAACAACAGTGTTTCTGTTTTGACATTTCACACAGGTGCGGGGGGTTGCCTTAATCAACGTCCACGGCAAGTtacaacagatttttacattgtcagctccgggattcagatccagcaacctttcggttactggcccaacgctctaaccactaggctacctgccactactGAAGAAGCATGTCTCAAATCACCTACTCATATTTCAAACATCCAGCCTGACAAAAGATACATGTTTTTATTATTCCATGCTGCACCAAAccatgggacggttgagctaacgtaggctaatgcaattagcatacGGTTGTAAGttacaagaacatttcccaggacatggatatatctgatattggcagaaagcttaaattattgttaatctaacagcaatgtccaatttacagtagcgattactgtgaaagaataccatgctattgtttgaggagagtgcataattttgaacatgaaaatatattaaaaaacatATTAGGCACATTTTAGTAGTCTTGATACATTTTTACAGagatgcaatggttcattggatcagtctaaaacgttgcacatacactgccatctagtggacaaaatCTAAACTGCAACTGGGCTGGagtaatacattatggcctttctcttgcatttcaaaaatgatggtacaatttttttttacaaaaaacgGTTGTTTgattctttgtattatctttaaccAGATATtttctgttatattctcctacattcctttcacatttccacaactATCAAAGTATTTCCTTTCAAATAGTACCACAAATATGCATATCCTTCCTTTAGGGCATGAGCTTCAGACAGTTACAttttggtatgtcattttaggtgaaagaaagggggggggggggcatatccTAAGTGAATTATTGCCAATACATATGAACAAAGGGGTGTACATTTGGTGTTGATATTTTATATTTACAATTCATGTAATATTTAGTAATCATGATTATTTATGCAACCAACTGACAATTTTTGGGGACAAATTATATTGACATTGTTGCCCTGCTTTTAGAATATCAGGGTTCATTCTCAGATGTGCCAACCCAAATGTAAAAGAGCATGACATTGGGGACTGGGCCCCGATCCAACAACATGCCTTTCGAGTGAAccctgaaaagagagagaagctcCGCAGTGAGGTGGAAAGTAACTACAGATATTGCAGGAGTTTCCTCTTGAAATCAGACATGTACGTGGTAATGACAACTTGGTTGCTGTTTGTCTCAAGGGTGGGCAGTCAAAATGTTTTGTGTTCTGCATTGAGCCAGTGAGTTGCCATGGATCacaatttattttgattttccgtATTGGAGATGAGTTATGTTTGGGCTCGTTCCAAGGGgacgagagttctagaagctagtgagttTTAGGAAGACAAGAGTTCTGGAAGCGAGtggggaaaacattttttttcttgtttttaattaTTGACAGTCAGGTGACACCATATTTATATTGTTGAAGTTGAAGCATTGTAGTTGATTATAATGTgaaatggaagttgttttctgttggttGTAAGCATTCTCTTACGGTGTTACAGTCTTTGGTTTTGAGGTTTGGATTTTAGCACGTATGTCTCATTAGCTCTTAGGACGcactgattggtgtcacctcgttagtcagtatgtgttacacctgtgctggcttgtccatctcattagtggtaaggtgtttcacctgagctgttCCAGGTTCTATTTAATAAGAGTGTCTGGCCCTGTGCtacagttgtcttgatagatgtggcgAGTCAACAACTTTAGTTGCACTACCGTTTTGGTTTGTTGCTTGTTTTTTAGTTtgtgggtttttcttttgttttccTCTTGGGCAGATTTAGTGggtctcatggtgggtgtcttttaggtcccaGTTGTTGTTACTAGTCAACTTTCCATGGACAATGAGTGCAAAActgcaagattatgttataatacttttattgcctcaaatggttgttttatgcaacagaatagagGGTTCTTATAactattgtgtctgtgtgttctactAAGGATGGGCCTCTGGGAGAAAATACTGACCGGAGATATACAGTATcttttgggtgataaaacctaaagagaccgcattccagagcatgagttaatgtttctgttctatatggTATCAGGAAGAGACAACCTCAGGGCCAGACCCTGGTCTCTACACAAAGAATACTGTTTTTACAGCAGATATTGTCTGCTGAGAATAATAcgtatctttcatacaaatcttaatcTTGTGACCCGTTCTATACATCTGTTGTTCGTCATGTAGTTtgaaaggggtgtatcttggctataaaagaccTTTGTATCGTGGCTCTCAACGAATCATCTGGGGGTGATTCGTCGACCAGCTATCATTATCGTAGTGGACTCAATTGATTCACTTTATATTTGTGTGTTGTCTTGACCTGCTCCATTATTAAGTGATTAAAGATTTAGTTTAAgaataactctgacttgtgtgataagtttgtctctcctcatttgatatTTAAGAAATTAACCACCACATTTGGCGACAGGGATGTGAATCTTCACTTGGTGACACTTGGCGCTCCTGACAATCTGGGTAAATGGTGCATGAGAGATCCCTCTAAATTGTGATCTCAGGGAGACCACAAAGAAATGTGGAAATATTCCTGCAGGTTAAAATATTGTTGAAAAAAAACTAATTGACGAGGTATGTTTGGGAATAGCATTGTGTGACTGTGATATGAGAGTTGTGTTCCTCCTAGAGATCTATAGTTCCTCACAGAGATCTATGCTTAATCAGATGATTGACATTTGGATAATAACCTTTGATAACTTTATATTGGGGTTCCTTCACTGCCCATCATAGGATATCACGGGGTGGTATTGAGAGTGGGATGGGGGGGGTTGCATGGTTGTTGTGAGTACCTAAGAATTTCTAACATTTTATATGGATTCTGTGAATATATGAAAATATGATGaattgtatgtgtgtataatCGATTATGGGCAATTGTCTCAGAAACTGATTGGAGTGTGTCCACTTTAGGTTAACTTACCCTAACGATGTAACTATAAAACGCTTACTGGATTTTCTCCATCCGGGCACTACATTTGAAATGAAATATGCCCAGTATGAGAGGAATTAGTGGGGAGGGGGTTCTTCCAAGTATGAAAGGAGTAGGGGGGAGGTATTCCCAGTATGAGAGGAGTTGGGGGGGAGTGGTTCTTCCCAGTATGAGAGGAGTTGGGGGGGGTTCTTCCCAGTATGAAAGGAGTAGTGGGGGGCGGGGGTTCTTCCCCCTTTGAGAGGAGTTGGGGAGGTTCTTCTAAGCTATTAATTTCCCTCCACAAGGGGGCATACATGTAACatttccaaaatgggatagtattgtacATGTCATGTTTCCAAAAGGGAATAGTATTTTACATGTAACGTTATGCCCCCTTGTGAGTTAATAGTATTGCATGCtgtagcaggctatataaagaggAAGACCTCCATTGACGATTCAGTTCGTTGTAACATCTCGTCTGGACAGGTCACCAtccttagttagttagttaacgtCAACTAAGCTAACGTCAGCTAGTTCATTATCACAAAAGTGAGAACTTCTCTAGATTGGAAATTTACGTTAATGAGAGTGTAAAGCCATGTTGGCTTTTTCGAAACGATATACAATATATGGTAAAGTATATAGTTGAGGGAATAATCCAAACCTAGTGAACTGAAGTTGAACCTGGCagtcagctgctgctgctccaataCAGTATGAGGTGAGACGGTGAACTGAAGTTGAACCGGGCagtcagctgctgctgctccaataCAGTATGAGGTGAGACGGTGAACTGGGCAGTCAGTCATTCATTTTGAACTATGAGTCTGGTCtaacaaatgttatttgtcacatgcaccgaatacaacaggtgtagacctttcagtgaaatgctgatttacaagcccctaaccagcaatgcagttttTTTTAAGTACAAattaaaataagaaataaaaggaaaAAGTAATTAAAGAGTAGTAGTTAAATAACAATagctagactatatacagggggtaccggtaccggtAACAAAGgggacttcctctgacactgcctggtatagaggtcctggatggcaggaagcttggccccagtgatgtactgggctgtacgcactcccctctgtagtgccttgcggtcggaggcagagcagttccataccaggcagggatgcaaccagtcaggatgctctcaatggtgcagctgtagaaccttttgaggatctgaggacccatactaaatcttttctgtctcctgagggggaataggcgttgtctcctcttcacgactgtcttggtgtgctttgaccatgatagtttgttagtaAAGTGGACACCAAGGACGCTCTCtacccgttgatgagaatgggggcgtgctcggtcttccttttcctgtagtccacaatcatctcctttgttctGATCACTTTGACGGAgtggttgttttcctggcaccacacggacaggtctctgacctcctccctataagctgtctcgtcgttgttagtgatcaggcctatcactgttaTGGCAtcggaaaacttaatgatggtgttggagttgtgcctggccgtgcagtcatgagtgaacagggagtacaggagggggctgagtacCCCtgagttgaggatcagcgtggcagatgtgttgttacctagcCTTTAAAAACATGAGCTGGCTCACACCCAGAAAAATAGTTTGTGTGGAGTTGCTGACTAACGGTgaataaactatcaaaataaagaaagtggaacactccatatataaactcccagcaatttaatgggtatttaccaacgtttcgggcatcactgtgccttcctcagggtaatGTCGTGaatacttgaaccaggttatgtagacaaacagtgcaattagtgtaaccaatgacagtagtgaggggtgtgtcataaTGATTAAGTTAATTAAAATGAATTAGTGAAATTGTTAAAAAATAGTATATTGCATATTAAATATAATACACTATTGTTATCATATAGAAACATCATGGAATATCGTACAtcatattagcatcaacatacattattgttcCATTCAAATTCACATAATAAGGatatttcatattttcaagtTCAGAAGTCAGAACCCATCACCTGCTATGTAAAAGAGACAGAATAATGCACAATGGTCAATcctatccgggatccttgggacatccctaccctATAAACCctaccttaaccattttaaatgtcaacttcaacgggctagggatgtcccaaggatgtatctctacctgaaaatacatgatctaagtgattgatagttggtattcagcagtcatgaaGCCTAATTTACTTTaatgaactactaaaatagtgattttgtcagacagcatagacagcaGCTCTACACTTTATTGACTGACTGATCCAGTCATCCTTCCATGCCCCCTCAGCCTTCCTCTCCCCTGAAGACCCAGTGAGGGTGTAGCTCAGTCAGAGAACTGTTGAAGGACTGGTTAGGAAGAACACTTCTACAGccagagaggtgagaggtcacacaTGGTTTAGATGGTAAATATCTATGTTGCCTTAGTGGTTCATCACAAAAGCAAAAGGTAATATGTTCCATCTATGTTTATTTACATTAGTGCAAATTGACCACTGATATTGGTGTAATTTCTCAACCCTTTTAGCTGAATGAAAGTTAATTTcccctcagacacacacatttGTTCTTTGTTATTATGAAGGTCATTTGTGCCAAAGGTACTTTTCCCCACTCATTCACACCGCTTATGCATATTCAGTGGCCTGACCGTGTCCAGACAATGTCAAAGGCCCATCCTGGTAGATCTGAACCTAATGCAGCTCTGCGTGATCAGATGCCAGAAGTCACATTTAGGTGCCAGGTGTAACTGAGGCCAAAGATGCTCCATATGCATTACTTTGAGTGTTTTATATAATATAACTAAATGTGTTTCTTTCTTTGTTACATGGGCAGTCAATAAATGGAACGGCAAGGCCACAGAAACATAAGCAGAGCTGTGGGAGACCACCTCAAGCCCCTGGTAGAGCCAGGGGTGGTGTTTACCACTCCACCACACCTTCAGCAGGCTGGAAAAGTGGGATTGGTACTGTTTTTCATACTAAGATGGACCAAGATACGTGTTGCTGTTACACATATTTGTTCATTGGATTGACTTAAGTCTTGATTGGTCGGTCATTGGGTTCATTTGTCTTAAAATATgttcaaatcaagctttatttatgcAGTACATTTCAGATATGGATGCA
This genomic window contains:
- the LOC118386785 gene encoding gastrula zinc finger protein XlCGF17.1-like isoform X3; the protein is MSSLNFSPPVKEEEVCWTEEEGLWLNVVVKEEEEDVKIQKQVEGEAVTVKEEEKDSFRVKEEDVTVKEEEDTVFGVKKEGEITITLKDEDEEEEINTRKRRDYLGSSGEPQQPHDADKAEKGLSRSELLKKHQQRPTGKKSHCCSDCGKRFTSSAGMTIHQRIHTGEKPYSCDQCGKRYLTCSSLTKHQRTHTGEKLFSCSDCGKRFVSSGCLESHQRTHTGEKPYRCDQCGKSFVTSSSLTKHQRTHTGEKPYNCKQCGKTFSQSFSLISHQRTHTGEKPYSCDQCGKSFVTSSSLTIHQRTHTGEKPYSCDQCDKRYSSKRSLIKHQKKHT
- the LOC118386785 gene encoding gastrula zinc finger protein XlCGF17.1-like isoform X4, with product MTWPPQSPNLNSIEMLWDELDRRVKEKQPTSAQHMWELLQDCLKSIPGKRRDYLGSSGEPQQPHDADKAEKGLSRSELLKKHQQRPTGKKSHCCSDCGKRFTSSAGMTIHQRIHTGEKPYSCDQCGKRYLTCSSLTKHQRTHTGEKLFSCSDCGKRFVSSGCLESHQRTHTGEKPYRCDQCGKSFVTSSSLTKHQRTHTGEKPYNCKQCGKTFSQSFSLISHQRTHTGEKPYSCDQCGKSFVTSSSLTIHQRTHTGEKPYSCDQCDKRYSSKRSLIKHQKKHT
- the LOC118386785 gene encoding gastrula zinc finger protein XlCGF17.1-like isoform X1, coding for MSSLNFSPPVKEEEVCWTEEEGLWLNVVVKEEEEDVKIQKQVEGEAVTVTEEEKDSFRVKEEVVTVKEEEDAVFGVKKEGEITVTLKDEEEEIGYLINTRKRRDYLGSSGEPQQPHDADKAEKGLSRSELLKKHQQRPTGKKSHCCSDCGKRFTSSAGMTIHQRIHTGEKPYSCDQCGKRYLTCSSLTKHQRTHTGEKLFSCSDCGKRFVSSGCLESHQRTHTGEKPYRCDQCGKSFVTSSSLTKHQRTHTGEKPYNCKQCGKTFSQSFSLISHQRTHTGEKPYSCDQCGKSFVTSSSLTIHQRTHTGEKPYSCDQCDKRYSSKRSLIKHQKKHT